Proteins from a genomic interval of Xiphias gladius isolate SHS-SW01 ecotype Sanya breed wild chromosome 23, ASM1685928v1, whole genome shotgun sequence:
- the LOC120785497 gene encoding fibrinogen-like protein 1, protein MKDPLQLLTGLIVIIACSQSLCASDICREAVAHLREQRKLLMGQLQKQELVLQRLKLLNQPAIENTARVEQTQDTEYTDCSQLFASGFKSSGFYRIKTIRVYCDMSEGGGWTVIQRRINGTETFNRSWAEYKDGFGDMNAEIGEFWLGNDNLHYITAQGNYSLRINLEDFDGNQRYAEYKNFKVADEKDHYRLSFGAYVGTAGDALSGSHHFGVSEWASHQGMKFSTYDQDNDNYEKNCAKEDKGGWWFNKCHSAHLNGIYYPNGHYSAVTDDGVVWYTWRGWWYSLKTSIMKLRPTDFKIDHTGDPSAVNHGPPS, encoded by the exons gcgTCAGACATTTGCCGTGAGGCGGTGGCTCATCTGCGGGAACAGAGGAAGCTTCTGATGGGCCAGCTTCAGAAACAGGAACTCGTCTTACAAAGATTAAAATTGTTGAACCAACCTGCCATTGAGAATACGGCAAGAGTTGAACAGACCCAGGACACCGAGTACACAG actgcTCCCAGCTCTTCGCCTCTGGCTTCAAATCCAGTGGTTTCTACAGAATCAAAACCATCCGCGTCTACTGTGATATGAGTGAGGGAGGTGGTTGGACTGTCATACAGAGACGGATCAATGGAACAGAGACATTTAACAG GTCATGGGCGGAGTATAAGGATGGTTTTGGAGACATGAATGCAGAAATAGGAGAGTTTTGGCTTGGAAATGACAACCTGCATTACATCACAGCACAAG GGAATTATTCTCTGAGGATTAACCTTGAAGACTTTGATGGTAACCAGCGCTATGCTGAGTACAAGAACTTCAAAGTGGCTGATGAAAAG GATCACTACCGCCTTAGCTTTGGAGCCTATGTAGGAACAGCTGGAGATGCTCTGTCTGGAAGTCATCATTTTGGTGTGTCAGAGTGGGCCAGTCACCAGGGCATGAAATTCAGCACCTACGACCAGGACAATGATAACTACGAAAAAAACTGCGCCAAGGAAGACAAAGGAGGCTGGTGGTTCAACAA GTGTCACTCAGCCCATCTTAATGGCATATACTACCCCAATGGCCACTACAGTGCAGTGACGGATGATGGTGTAGTTTGGTACACCTGGAGAGGATGGTGGTATTCCCTGAAGACCAGCATCATGAAGTTGCGACCCACTGACTTCAAAATTGACCACACTGGCGACCCCAGTGCTGTTAATCACGGTCCACCGTCCTAG